One part of the Raphanus sativus cultivar WK10039 chromosome 7, ASM80110v3, whole genome shotgun sequence genome encodes these proteins:
- the LOC108816252 gene encoding mini zinc finger protein 1, with protein MTKEPLPISRIINRKKTRVSQIVMKKRQVVIKQRSRNSNASSSWTTTSSSATGNIRYVECQKNHAANIGGYAVDGCREFMAAGEEGTVDALSCAACGCHRSFHRKEVNMEVVCEYSPPNA; from the coding sequence ATGACCAAAGAGCCACTTCCAATTTCAAGGATAATAAATCGAAAAAAAACTAGGGTTTCACAGATCGTGATGAAGAAGAGACAAGTGGTAATAAAGCAAAGATCAAGGAACTCCAACGCGTCGTCGTCTTGGACTACTACTTCTTCATCGGCGACTGGTAACATCCGTTACGTGGAGTGTCAGAAGAATCACGCTGCTAACATCGGAGGTTATGCAGTCGACGGTTGCCGTGAGTTTATGGCCGCCGGCGAAGAAGGAACCGTTGATGCTTTGAGCTGCGCCGCTTGTGGTTGTCACCGGAGTTTTCACCGGAAGGAAGTGAATATGGAGGTTGTTTGTGAGTACTCTCCACCTAATGCTTGA